The Candidatus Hydrogenedentota bacterium genome contains a region encoding:
- a CDS encoding prepilin-type N-terminal cleavage/methylation domain-containing protein, with translation MKRKQAGFTLVELLVVVSIIGILAAILLPALARAREAARRAHCTNNLKQMGLVFTMYSSENSDLLPPGAANGYWGERIFTTTQTTGNLYYNRQLVRNNFIFDTKSVFPDYLDSLEVLICRSGLPAHGGATDRWYMDETFAPEHLDPNLYTNIPNTDPNQDNPYYWDLKKLEGLRPDVDCVTNQMYTYLPYAVVTEEQGLFLVDELSRLMVLGVTDFMNRDLAVPGGHGPGGSDTFYRTRSGVGRLFIRDINNAAMTSVSESEIPVMFDSVSEQGLVVPNHQPIGGNVLYLDGHVENKRYPDTYAKLPYTANFIEFLRLNVYDNFPLLNVPPWCGNRLPGTTFEPRYWYYPNDPYYTGLNLPPSSF, from the coding sequence ATGAAACGTAAACAGGCTGGGTTTACTCTCGTTGAACTGCTCGTCGTGGTGAGCATCATTGGGATTCTAGCCGCCATCTTGCTTCCGGCTTTGGCGCGTGCGCGCGAGGCGGCCCGCCGGGCTCACTGCACAAACAACCTGAAGCAAATGGGTCTTGTTTTCACGATGTATTCTAGCGAGAACTCGGACTTGCTCCCGCCCGGCGCGGCCAATGGCTACTGGGGCGAGCGAATCTTCACCACAACGCAGACCACGGGGAATCTCTACTACAACCGTCAGTTGGTCCGAAACAACTTCATTTTCGACACGAAATCGGTTTTCCCGGATTATCTGGACAGCCTTGAAGTGCTTATTTGCCGGTCCGGGTTACCCGCTCACGGCGGTGCTACCGACCGCTGGTACATGGATGAGACCTTTGCGCCAGAACATTTGGATCCCAATCTGTACACCAACATCCCCAATACGGACCCGAACCAGGATAACCCGTATTATTGGGATCTGAAGAAGCTTGAAGGACTCCGACCCGACGTCGATTGCGTCACGAACCAGATGTACACGTATTTGCCGTATGCGGTGGTCACGGAAGAGCAGGGGCTCTTCCTCGTGGATGAATTGTCCCGTCTGATGGTGCTCGGCGTGACCGATTTCATGAACCGCGATCTGGCGGTGCCAGGCGGGCATGGGCCGGGAGGAAGCGACACGTTTTATCGCACGCGCTCGGGCGTGGGCAGGTTGTTCATTCGGGATATCAACAACGCGGCAATGACGTCCGTCTCCGAGAGCGAAATTCCGGTGATGTTCGATTCGGTTTCGGAGCAAGGGCTCGTCGTTCCCAACCATCAGCCGATTGGCGGTAATGTGTTGTATCTAGACGGTCACGTCGAGAACAAGAGGTACCCCGACACCTACGCAAAACTGCCCTACACGGCAAACTTCATCGAATTCCTGCGCTTGAACGTATACGACAATTTCCCGCTGCTCAACGTTCCGCCGTGGTGCGGCAACCGATTGCCGGGAACGACATTCGAACCGCGCTACTGGTACTACCCCAACGATCCGTATTACACCGGATTGAATCTGCCTCCGTCATCGTTCTGA
- a CDS encoding SCP2 sterol-binding domain-containing protein: MADSVAGFFAELSGKVDPTKIGGMNATYQFDIQGEGGGQWYVKIAEGKAEVNQGVSESPSITLTASDENWLKIVTGQLSGQTAFLTGKLKIKGDMSLAMKLQSVFALG; encoded by the coding sequence ATGGCAGACTCGGTGGCAGGTTTCTTCGCGGAACTCTCCGGGAAGGTGGACCCGACAAAGATTGGGGGCATGAACGCCACGTACCAGTTCGACATCCAGGGTGAGGGTGGCGGCCAATGGTACGTCAAGATTGCCGAAGGCAAGGCGGAAGTAAACCAGGGCGTGTCGGAGTCTCCCAGCATCACGCTTACGGCGTCGGACGAAAACTGGCTTAAGATTGTCACCGGACAGCTTAGCGGCCAGACGGCGTTTCTTACCGGCAAGCTCAAGATCAAGGGTGACATGAGCCTTGCCATGAAGCTCCAAAGCGTATTCGCGCTCGGTTAA
- a CDS encoding alpha/beta hydrolase, producing the protein MRFLRRFTYLSGMCRLVPCVMVLTLLAAACGGRTQNATLPPPSNEILTTSDGYRIAATLYPAEKPGSPGLVLVHMLGADRSIWEGFARRAQREGYSSLAIDLRGHGDSRGPGDTDLSYKSFDTGEWLKALQDIDAAKSALLKRGNDPENIAIVGASIGANLALRYAVEHADIQAVVMLSPGLDYHGIEIEPDMVAYGKRPSLMLTSTGDSYSASSCSTLKALAPGFCELREYGGAAHGTDILDAEPASVDQVFLWLTHIIGPQAAASNRAGAR; encoded by the coding sequence TTGCGGTTCCTCCGCCGTTTTACGTACCTATCTGGCATGTGTCGTCTCGTGCCATGCGTGATGGTATTGACCCTGCTTGCCGCGGCGTGCGGGGGGCGCACTCAGAACGCCACACTCCCTCCTCCCTCGAACGAAATCCTGACCACATCAGATGGCTACCGTATCGCGGCTACTTTGTATCCCGCGGAGAAGCCCGGTTCCCCGGGCTTAGTCCTCGTTCACATGCTTGGCGCCGACCGGAGCATCTGGGAAGGTTTTGCGCGTCGTGCGCAACGTGAAGGCTATTCGTCGCTGGCCATTGACTTGCGCGGCCACGGAGATTCGCGAGGCCCCGGCGATACGGACCTGTCATACAAGTCATTTGACACCGGAGAGTGGCTTAAGGCGCTTCAGGACATCGATGCCGCCAAATCCGCCCTGCTGAAACGCGGTAACGATCCTGAGAACATCGCCATCGTGGGCGCAAGCATTGGCGCAAATCTCGCGTTGCGGTATGCGGTTGAACACGCAGACATCCAAGCCGTCGTGATGCTGTCGCCAGGGCTCGACTACCACGGAATCGAAATCGAACCCGATATGGTTGCCTACGGAAAACGTCCGTCCTTGATGCTCACATCGACAGGCGACTCTTACTCCGCTTCGTCCTGTTCTACGCTCAAAGCGCTCGCTCCGGGTTTCTGTGAGCTCCGGGAGTATGGAGGCGCCGCCCATGGGACTGACATACTGGATGCCGAACCTGCCAGTGTCGACCAGGTCTTCCTGTGGCTTACGCACATCATCGGCCCTCAGGCGGCCGCGTCCAACCGGGCCGGCGCTCGGTAG